In Micromonospora cremea, the genomic window TGGTCTGGAGGTTGAGCCTGGCCGCGCTGATTCGCAGGCGCGTCCACAGGGTGGGGTTGTCGCGTCCGTCGAACCCTCGCACGGCCTCGCCGAGTAGCTCGGCCGCGGCGGCGGGCTCGCCCTGGCGGAGCCGGATGTTGGCCGCGGTCCAGAGTGCCTCGGCCCACAGCGGGTCTGACCGGCCCTCGACGAGGCTGAGCAGTTCGTCGGTGTGCCGGCTGGCCTCGGGCAGCCGGTCTGCCTCGGCCAGCACTGACACCACGGCCAGCAGGACGTTCGCCATGACATAGGGGGCCAACGCGTTGTCCTTGGCCAGCTGGTGGGCCGTCAGCGCGGTGTCGACGGCTGCTGGAACCTCGCCGGTGGACCGCAGGCAGCGGGCCAGCTCGGCCAGTGCCCTGGCCCGCAGCTCGGGCAGTCCGAGTTGGTCGCTGAGGGTGGTCAGCTCGTCGAGGCAGGCCCGCTGCTCGGCGTACTCCTTGCGTTGCCGCCGCCAGTCGGCGACCTGCCACAACGCCTGCCAGCGCAGCAGGGGGTCCTCGCCCCCGGCGGTGGCCAGCGCGCCGGACAGCAGCTCGCCCGTCTCGTCCGCGCCGAGGCCGGTGGCGATGGTGAGGCTGCGCGCCAGTGATGAGGCGGTGGACTCCACCAGCTCCTCGGTGCTGACACCGAGCTGGCTGGCCAGGTGCGCCAGCGCGCGTTCGGTGGGCTGGCGGGCCCCGGACTCCAGCCGGGACAGGTAGCCGGTCGACATGCCGTCACCGGCGAGCGCGCCCTGGGTCAGGCCCCGCTCGATCCGCAGTTGCCTGAGCCGGCGGCCGAAGGCTGGTTGTTCCACCACACCCGGATCCTAGCCAGCTTGCCTCAGTCTTGGCAACTAGCCTTACTCCGAGACGCTTCGTTGGCAAATCCTTTTGGCAAACTCTTGCCAAGAAGTTGGCAGTAGTCGTAACGTTGCCGGCGTTCGAAACCCCGAGTCGCAGGAGAGCACGATGCAGAAGATCATTTGCATGACGAACGACATGCAGTGGACCGACAGGACCAGGACAACCGCACGGCGTGCCGGCCGCGTGATCACCGTCGCCGGGGGAGCGGCCGGCGCTCTCCTGCTGTGGGCCGTCAACGACCCCTGGGCAGGCATCGACCTCGCCGTCCGCCAGGGCGACGCCACCCAGCACATCGGGCCGGCCGCCGTGGTGGTGGCCGCGCTGATCGCCGGCCTGGCCGCCTGGGGCCTGCTCGCGCTGCTGGAGCGTACCGTCGGCCGCGCCCCCGCCCGGACGTTCCGGATCATCGCGCTGATCGTGCTGGTGCTCTCGCTGGCCGGCCCGCTGGGCAGCGGCATCGGCATCAGCAGCCGGCTGGTCCTGCTCGCCATGCACCTGACCGTCGGCGCGGCGCTCATCATCGGGCTGCCCGGCTGGCAGACCCGCCGATAAGGATGGACAACGTGCCGATCGGATACGTGCGGGCACTCGCGGGATCCAAGTAGGTCGGCACCCGGTGCGCGCCAAACGCGCCTTGACACACCGGACGGGCGCTGGTGCGGGGAGAAGAGCGGGGTGGGGTGCGGCGAGTTACCTGGGCAGGCCGCCGCCCGCACCCCATCCCCACCGGGCAGCGACCCGCCCGACGACTGGCGGTGGCGCGTGCGGCCGGTTTCGGCCGCCTTGGAGACGTACAGAATCATGGGGCGTGATGTCTGCACGCAAGGTATCCGCAGGTACGTAGCCTGGTGTCGTCGTGACCCCGTCCGGGGGGTGATGCGTCAGCTGACAGCAGGAAGGCTCGTTCATGAAGATCGTCGTTATCGGCGGTAGCGGCCTCATCGGCTCCAAGCTCGTGGGCAAACTCGGCGCGCAGGGTCACGAGGCCGTTCCGGCGTCGCCCAAGACCGGCGTGAACACGCTGACCGGCGAAGGGGTGGGTGAGGTGCTCGACGGCGCCGATGTGCTCGTCGACGTGTCGAACTCGCCCTCGTTCGAGGACGCCGCCGTGCTGGATTTCTTCCAGACGTCCACCCGGACCCTCCTCGGCGCCGCGACGGAAGCCGGGGTGGGGCACTACGTGGCCCTCTCCATCGTGGGCTCGGACCGGCTTCCGGAGAGCGGGTACATGCGGGCCAAGGTCGCCCAGGAGAAGCTCATCGCCGCGTCCGGGCTGCCCTACTCGCTGGTGCACGCCACGCAGTTCTTCGAGTTCGTCCAGGGCATCATCGACACCGCCACGGACGGCGACACCGTCCGCCTCGCGCCGGTGCTCATCCAGCCGATGGCGGCCGACGACGTCGCGTCCGCGGTGGCCGAGGTCGCGGTCGGCGCACCGACGAACGGTACGGTCGAGATCGCCGGGCCGGAGCAGTTCCGCCTCGACGAGCTGGGCCGATCCACTCTCGCGGCCCGTTCCGACTCCCGTTCGGTGATGACCGATCCCGGCGCCCGGTACTTCGGCGCCACCCTGGGCGAGCGCTCCCTCGTCCCCGCCGATGGCGCCCGCGTCGCCGGTACGCGCCTGGACGACTGGCGCGCGCAGGCAGCCTAGCGGGAACTCCACTACCTCGCCGTGGCGGGCGGGTCCACCGGCTCGCCGAGGCGGCGCACCAGCTCACGCGCCGCAGCGGCGAACGACTCGTCGGATTCGTCCGGGCAGTGTCCCTGGATTGGTGGCGGGACGCTGTCGCTGGGCGGCGTCACCACATCGCTGGGATCTCGCAGCCGGCGGTCCACCGTGGCCGGCGGGCCGTCGACGGTGGCCCGCTCCCCGGGCCGGTGAGCGGAGAAGAGCCAGCCGCCGATGGAGTCGGTGTCGCGCCACAGGTTCACCCACCGCCAGCCGACCCGGCTCCCGATCTCGCGCAGCGCCGCGTCGTCGATGTAGGCGGGAAAGAGCCGCCCGTAGAGCCGGCGCAGCGGCGACCCGTGGGTGAGCAGGGCAACCCGGCTGCCGACCTCCGGTGACAGCTGGAGCACCGTCGCGGCGAGCAGGACCGAGCCGTGGCTGTGTCCCGTGAGCAGCACCGCGTTGCCCCGGGAGACCAGATACGTGATCCGTCGGGCCAGCTCGGGCACGGCCCGTTCCGAATAGCAGGGCGGCGCGAACGGGTGGGCGGCCCGGGGCCAGAAGGTGCCGAGGTCCCAGAGGACGCCGACGTGGCGCCGGAACGGGAGGCTCCGGTAGGCGAACATTCCGCCGATGATCAGACCGAGGATGATCGCCGCGATCAGCCAGCTGCCGAACGCGATGCCGAAGGTGACCACGTCGGCCGGCACCCTGGCGTACCGCTCGATGACGTCGCTCGGGAACAGCTCCAGCAGGCCGATCGCGGTGGTGGCCGTGCCGAGTCCGGCGAGGCAGCCGTAGACCACGGCCAACGGCACCAGCTTCTCGGTGAACCGGGCCCGGGCAATCGCCTGACGCACCTGCCCGAGCCGGGGTCCGGTCTGCGCGGGCGGGTCGGGGTAGTCGCGCGCGACGATCGCCGCCGCGACCCGGTACCGGCCGGGGCGGGAGATCAGGATCATCAGGCCCGCGACGATCAGCGTGATCAGCACCGCGCGGAAGTAGCCGTAGATCGCCCAGGTGTACGCCCGGGGCGCGCCGGTGGCGATACCCTCTCCGGTCGGCAGGTCGCGATCCAGGAAGTCCGCCACCCGGTAGACCACCTCGGCGGAGTACGCCACCCCCAGGCTGACCGCGGTGGCCACGATCACCAAGGCTCCCAGCCCGAACAGCGGGCTGACGTCCCGCCGCCGGTCCCGGCGCCAGAGCAGCACCACCCCCAGGGCGGCCAGCAGCGCCGTCTGGGTGACGAAGAGCCAGGTCAGGGTTGCGTCGTAGCCTGGCAGGGTGCCTCCCTCGTGCCATGGCGCGGGGTTGGTCAGCAGGTGGGTCACGACCACGATGGTCAGGATGATGGCGGTCGTCCGCAGCGTGCGGGTGACCCCGT contains:
- a CDS encoding DUF6069 family protein, with the protein product MQKIICMTNDMQWTDRTRTTARRAGRVITVAGGAAGALLLWAVNDPWAGIDLAVRQGDATQHIGPAAVVVAALIAGLAAWGLLALLERTVGRAPARTFRIIALIVLVLSLAGPLGSGIGISSRLVLLAMHLTVGAALIIGLPGWQTRR
- a CDS encoding SDR family oxidoreductase, whose protein sequence is MKIVVIGGSGLIGSKLVGKLGAQGHEAVPASPKTGVNTLTGEGVGEVLDGADVLVDVSNSPSFEDAAVLDFFQTSTRTLLGAATEAGVGHYVALSIVGSDRLPESGYMRAKVAQEKLIAASGLPYSLVHATQFFEFVQGIIDTATDGDTVRLAPVLIQPMAADDVASAVAEVAVGAPTNGTVEIAGPEQFRLDELGRSTLAARSDSRSVMTDPGARYFGATLGERSLVPADGARVAGTRLDDWRAQAA
- a CDS encoding helix-turn-helix domain-containing protein; translation: MEQPAFGRRLRQLRIERGLTQGALAGDGMSTGYLSRLESGARQPTERALAHLASQLGVSTEELVESTASSLARSLTIATGLGADETGELLSGALATAGGEDPLLRWQALWQVADWRRQRKEYAEQRACLDELTTLSDQLGLPELRARALAELARCLRSTGEVPAAVDTALTAHQLAKDNALAPYVMANVLLAVVSVLAEADRLPEASRHTDELLSLVEGRSDPLWAEALWTAANIRLRQGEPAAAAELLGEAVRGFDGRDNPTLWTRLRISAARLNLQTTPPDTEAAHRRVEEVQASLPLTGTPTIEQELLFLRAHLAMHTGHPTEARTLLDQLDSLDPLLPYQDRIQLDVLRNRLLLLDGARDEAVTGLRGLAEQAQNNGNMALAAEIWRLLAESLAQDTPRPAPRVGLDRTRSANRRGF